In Vibrio coralliilyticus, the following are encoded in one genomic region:
- a CDS encoding replication initiator protein RctB domain-containing protein, translating into MSSEEKVLIKAPRSHKDGHMFEVSEAAVNWIEQYQHFKGVTKSIVELLNLISLQGFSSKDGLVSTTELIEATDGQLTRAAIQQRLRAAVNIGLFQQIPVRFEEGLAGKTMLHRFVNPNQLISVLGATSLMTESVKQSEKQKRSKALAQTHVNKRLLNEHGLNTPPAMKDEADQFVVSPTNWAGIIDQALAPPRTRKQYQKSMVLISGTKAVIETRSSKNIMTVDDLMTLFALFTLTVQYHDHHQHQYQLDAKQTPNKTPLYITDILSLRGKKDSGPARDSIRDSIDRIEFTDFQLHELTGRWLSENMPEGFKSDRFRFLARTITASEEAPTEGADGEIRIKPNLYILVWEPSFYEELLTRDYFFLFPPEILKQHTLVFQLYSYFRSRMSRRHTDVMLLSTLNQKLARNIEWRRFSMDLIRELKKLSEGEGTDDLFKVNLWGYHLTISTIVEGGKIKDYQFDIKCDAEEVLRYSRARTTNAGKRNMAPTLPNPLRNEMVTKQQLDEMSQIIDGEFEPIQRKERSPKGKLGRRVKIRKHLVEINADEITITLSKYTSPEALERSIMALAAMTGHSHNSIQEECQELIEKLDFLRVGDEIIPYETLSKLIELYNGQSENKHLSIERLIAGLAVRRKVCKQVHEGHLDEGVFRVLDEVAV; encoded by the coding sequence ATGAGCTCAGAAGAAAAAGTATTGATCAAAGCTCCTAGGAGTCATAAAGATGGACATATGTTTGAAGTGTCCGAAGCCGCCGTAAATTGGATCGAGCAATATCAGCATTTCAAAGGCGTGACTAAAAGCATCGTTGAGCTTTTGAATCTAATTTCATTACAAGGTTTTAGTAGTAAAGATGGTTTAGTATCTACTACAGAACTGATTGAGGCGACAGATGGTCAACTGACTCGAGCCGCCATTCAACAGCGTTTGCGTGCAGCTGTAAATATTGGCCTCTTTCAGCAAATTCCGGTCCGTTTTGAAGAAGGCCTCGCCGGGAAAACCATGTTGCACCGCTTTGTAAACCCAAATCAGTTGATCTCTGTTCTTGGAGCCACCAGCTTGATGACAGAGTCGGTAAAGCAAAGCGAGAAACAAAAACGATCTAAAGCTCTGGCACAGACACACGTCAATAAACGGTTATTGAATGAGCATGGCCTAAATACACCACCAGCGATGAAAGATGAAGCAGACCAGTTTGTGGTTTCACCAACTAACTGGGCGGGTATTATTGATCAAGCTTTAGCGCCTCCACGTACTCGTAAACAATATCAAAAGAGTATGGTTTTGATCTCTGGCACCAAAGCTGTGATCGAAACACGTTCTTCGAAGAACATCATGACCGTCGATGATCTTATGACGCTGTTTGCGCTATTCACTTTGACAGTTCAATATCATGATCATCACCAACATCAGTACCAGCTGGACGCAAAACAAACCCCTAATAAAACCCCACTATACATTACTGATATCTTGTCTTTACGGGGTAAGAAAGACAGTGGACCGGCTCGTGATTCGATCCGTGACAGCATTGATCGAATCGAATTTACCGACTTTCAATTACATGAGTTGACAGGCCGTTGGTTGAGTGAAAATATGCCTGAGGGTTTCAAGAGTGATCGTTTTCGCTTTTTGGCCCGCACTATCACAGCATCGGAAGAAGCACCGACAGAGGGGGCTGACGGCGAAATTCGTATTAAACCCAACTTATATATATTGGTATGGGAACCTTCTTTCTACGAAGAGTTGTTGACTCGTGACTATTTCTTCCTTTTCCCTCCAGAGATCTTGAAACAGCACACTTTAGTTTTCCAGCTCTATAGCTATTTCCGAAGCCGCATGTCTCGTCGTCATACCGACGTGATGTTGCTTAGCACACTCAATCAGAAGTTAGCGCGTAATATTGAATGGCGCCGATTCTCGATGGATTTGATCCGCGAATTGAAAAAGTTATCGGAAGGGGAGGGCACGGACGATCTGTTTAAGGTCAATCTATGGGGTTATCACCTAACGATCTCCACGATCGTAGAAGGCGGTAAGATCAAAGACTACCAGTTTGACATCAAGTGTGATGCTGAAGAAGTGCTTCGTTACTCGCGTGCTCGCACGACCAACGCAGGTAAACGTAATATGGCCCCTACGTTGCCTAACCCACTGCGTAATGAAATGGTCACTAAGCAGCAGTTAGATGAAATGTCGCAGATTATTGATGGCGAGTTTGAACCCATCCAGCGCAAAGAACGTTCTCCAAAAGGAAAATTGGGACGTAGAGTTAAAATCCGTAAGCATTTAGTCGAGATCAATGCAGACGAAATTACCATTACCTTATCCAAGTATACCTCTCCAGAGGCCCTAGAACGCTCTATAATGGCTTTGGCTGCGATGACAGGGCATTCACACAACTCGATTCAGGAAGAGTGTCAGGAGCTCATAGAGAAGCTTGATTTCCTTCGTGTAGGAGACGAAATCATTCCGTACGAGACACTAAGCAAGTTGATTGAACTTTACAACGGGCAGAGTGAAAATAAACACTTATCCATTGAACGTCTAATTGCTGGTCTCGCAGTGAGACGCAAAGTGTGTAAACAAGTTCATGAAGGGCACCTTGATGAAGGTGTGTTTAGAGTACTTGATGAAGTGGCGGTATAA